In Zingiber officinale cultivar Zhangliang chromosome 6A, Zo_v1.1, whole genome shotgun sequence, a single genomic region encodes these proteins:
- the LOC121998595 gene encoding uncharacterized protein LOC121998595 has product MAKASPFLARPAFLPLLILLALVSGGGGDAGGSLRGLLRSYGLPAGLLPKAVDSFDLDAASGLLEVRLRGACYARYGGGGGDLAYFDSVVSGNLSYGALGEVVGWSQEELFLWFPVKGILVDDPASGVILFDIGMAHKQLSASVFEDPPDCQPDAEAISSEKS; this is encoded by the exons ATGGCAAAGGCGTCGCCTTTCCTCGCGCGTCCGGCTTTTCTGCCTCTATTGATCCTGCTCGCTCTTGTttccggcggcggcggcgacgccGGTGGGTCCTTGCGCGGCCTGCTCCGCAGCTACGGCCTCCCCGCCGGGCTCCTCCCCAAGGCTGTCGATTCCTTCGACCTGGACGCTGCCTCTGGCCTCCTCGAGGTCCGGCTCCGCGGCGCCTGCTACGCCCgctacggcggcggcggcggagaccTCGCCTACTTCGACAGCGTGGTGAGCGGCAACCTCAGCTATGGCGCGCTCGGGGAAGTCGTCGGGTGGTCGCAGGAGGAGCTCTTCCTGTGGTTCCCGGTGAAGGGCATCCTCGTCGACGATCCCGCCTCCGGCGTCATCCTCTTCGACATCGGCATGGCCCACAAGCAGCTTTCCGCGTCGGTCTTCGAGGATCCGCCGGACTGCCAGCCGGACGCCGAGGCGATCTCGTCGGAGAAG AGCTAG
- the LOC121998596 gene encoding uncharacterized protein LOC121998596 — MAGGGALKERRRAGGAEEKKMEKEKMPGAVWFALKKSLHCKPDRSDVYDPKSRGNGHHQLGNILTRKPGRSGCSRSIANLKDVIHGSKRHLEKPPSCSPRSIGSSEFLNPITHEVILSNSRCELRITGGFGACPDGDHHHSYVGTLRPGTPGPGYPSCRGGPNTTPLRKCFGDSSVSSSVLLGDGGGGAHHDAVLEQRFPHEVESTVQAKRASSGLTCHKCGEQFGKLEALESHHLSKHAVTELVEGDSSRKIVEIICRASWLKAESSSIRIDRVLKVHNTQKTLAGFEEYREAVKARASKLAKKHPRCLADGNELLRFHGTTIACGLGAGGSSTLCSSDKCDVCRIVRHGFPSTGKEDAAKGGGVGLFTTSTSGRAFGAIDDAGEGDADGGVKKALLVCRVIAGRVHRPLDNYQELTRQTGFDSVAGKVGLYANIEELYLLNPRALLPCFVVICRA, encoded by the exons ATGGCAGGAGGAGGAGCGTTGAAGGAGCGGAGGCGAGCAGGCggagcagaggagaagaagatggagaaggaGAAGATGCCCGGCGCCGTGTGGTTTGCGCTTAAGAAGTCGCTCCACTGCAAGCCCGACCGCTCCGATGTGTACGACCCCAAGAGCAGGGGGAACGGCCATCATCAGCTGGGCAATATCCTCACCAGGAAGCCAGGCAGGTCCGGCTGCTCTAGATCCATAGCCAACCTCAAGGACGTCATCCATGGCAGCAAGAGGCACCTCGAGAAGCCCCCCAGCTGCAGCCCCCGGTCGATCGGCAGCAGCGAGTTCCTCAACCCCATCACCCACGAGGTCATCCTCAGCAACTCCAGGTGCGAGCTCAGGATCACCGGAGGCTTCGGCGCCTGCCCGGACGGCGATCACCACCATTCCTACGTGGGCACTCTCCGCCCGGGCACGCCCGGCCCTGGCTACCCTTCCTGCAGGGGCGGACCCAACACCACTCCTCTGAGGAAGTGCTTTGGGGATTCCTCTGTTTCCAGCTCTGTACTGCTCGGCGATGGGGGAGGAGGAGCTCACCATGATGCTGTTCTGGAACAGAGATTTCCCCACGAAGTAGAGTCAACAGTGCAAGCGAAGAGGGCTTCCAGTGGGTTGACGTGCCACAAGTGCGGCGAGCAATTTGGCAAGCTGGAAGCTTTGGAGTCGCACCACCTCTCCAAGCACGCAG TGACTGAGCTGGTGGAAGGCGACTCGTCGCGGAAGATCGTGGAGATCATCTGCCGAGCGAGCTGGCTGAAGGCGGAGAGCAGCAGCATCCGCATCGACCGCGTCCTCAAGGTCCACAACACGCAGAAGACGCTCGCCGGCTTCGAGGAGTACCGCGAGGCGGTGAAGGCGAGGGCGAGCAAGCTGGCGAAGAAGCACCCGCGCTGCCTCGCCGACGGCAACGAGCTGCTGCGGTTCCACGGAACCACCATCGCCTGCGGCCTCGGCGCCGGCGGCTCCTCCACCCTCTGTTCCTCCGACAAGTGCGACGTCTGCCGCATCGTCCGCCACGGTTTCCCGTCGACCGGGAAGGAGGACGCGGCCAAGGGCGGCGGGGTGGGCTTGTTCACGACCTCCACCAGCGGCCGGGCCTTCGGGGCGATCGACGACGCCGGCGAGGGGGACGCGGACGGCGGCGTCAAGAAGGCGTTGCTGGTGTGCAGGGTGATCGCCGGGAGAGTCCACAGGCCGTTGGACAACTACCAGGAGCTGACGAGGCAGACCGGATTCGACTCGGTGGCCGGAAAAGTGGGGCTCTACGCCAACATCGAGGAGCTCTACCTGCTGAACCCGAGGGCTCTGCTTCCATGCTTTGTGGTGATCTGCAGAGCATGA
- the LOC121998597 gene encoding probable protein S-acyltransferase 7, with protein MAMEVTSEFETIDLASSHQDSTSNQSPQVNCPPPNDCTRKEASKFIKWLKASVPFPPCCSLLFQLGSYSCATRLYQVWPGKNVFFFRGHMICGPDPRGLILTVVAIALSDYVFCAYTNGTAHCGSIRAAISLALTAIAMANLILASTKDPGIVARNEASSLEELGISVGTRSRMVSIGGTMVKIKYCRICKIYRPPRSCHCAVCDNCVEKFDHHCPWINQCIGLRNYRYYLVSVSSALVLFVYIFAFAWWEIRKKWLNARMGLLQLLGDAPQTFLLALFSFMVICFLGGITIFHSYLIASNQTARENFKQRYSHAANPYDKGVLRNIKEALFARLPPSKLNFRAVVEADWCSIARLLDGTCASRALGEETNY; from the exons ATGGCCATGGAAGTTACCAGTGAGTTTGAGACCATAGACTTGGCTTCTTCTCATCAAGACAGCACCAGTAACCAAAGCCCTCAAGTAAATTGCCCTCCCCCAAACGACTGCACCAGAAAAGAAGCGAGTAAATTCATCAAATGGTTGAAGGCCTCAGTCCCATTTCCTCCTTGTTGCAGTCTCCTCTTCCAGTTGGGATCCTACAGTTGTGCGACCAGACTGTATCAAGTCTGGCCAGGGAAAAAT GTATTCTTCTTCCGGGGACACATGATCTGCGGCCCCGACCCGCGAGGCCTCATCTTAACCGTCGTCGCGATCGCCCTCTCCGACTATGTCTTTTGTGCATACACAAATGGCACAGCACATTGTGGATCAATCAGAGCGGCTATCTCCTTGGCGCTCACCGCAATT GCTATGGCCAATCTGATCTTGGCCAGCACCAAAGACCCCGGAATTGTGGCGAGGAACGAAGCCTCTTCACTGGAAGAACTCGGCATCAGTGTTGGGACAAGGAGCAGGATGGTCAGCATCGGTGGCACCATGGTGAAGATCAAATATTGTAGGATCTGCAAGATTTATCGGCCCCCGAGAAGCTGCCACTGTGCTGTATGTGACAATTGTGTCGAAAAGTTCGATCACCATTGCCCATGGATCAACCAATGCATTGGACTG AGGAATTACAGGTATTACCTGGTGTCTGTATCATCAGCTTTGGTGCTCTTCGTCTACATATTCGCCTTCGCATGGTGGGAGATTAGAAAAAAATGGCTCAACGCTCGCATGGGCTTGCTTCAGTTACTTGGGGACGCACCTCAAACTTTTCTGTTGGCTCTTTTTAGCTTCATGGTGATCTGCTTCCTCGGAGGAATCACCATCTTCCATTCTTATCTTATTGCCTCAAATCAG ACTGCTCGTGAGAATTTTAAGCAGAGGTATTCCCATGCTGCCAATCCTTACGACAAGGGAGTTCTGAGGAACATAAAGGAAGCACTGTTCGCAAGGTTGCCACCTTCTAAGTTGAATTTTAGAGCAGTGGTGGAAGCTGATTGGTGTTCGATCGCAAGATTGCTCGATGGAACTTGTGCAAGCAGAGCACTGGGAGAGGAAACAAATTATTAG